ATAAAATCCAAATCTTATCAAATATAGTATTTTTTAATTCTATTTTTTAGGATATTTGAATTAAAAAAGTTTTAAAACAAACATATTTTATGAAAATTTAGTTTGTTAACATATTTTTAATTTATTTATATGTATTTGTGAAATTCAATATTTTTAAAACGTTGGTTGTTTATATACAACAGTATGGAAACCATGATAAAGCAAGACAGACAGGAATAGATATTATGGAGATGGAATCCGAACTGATAAGGAAAAAAATCCATACGGCCGAATCCGGATGATTTTAATTATCGTAAATAAGAGAAAACTGAAGAAATTAAAATAGGCCTGACATTCCTTTAATGTCTTAAATGTATTAGGAAACCTTTATTTAATATAGTTTATAGTTAGTGTAGTGGAGTGGTAAACGTCAGTTTACCACCCATTCTTATTTAACAGAATGGTTCCATTCCTCTTTTAATATGGAAAATACCACGAGATCCAGATAGATACCATTCACAAACTCGGATTGTCTTGAAATACCTTCCCTTTGAAAACCCAGTCTTTCAGGTATAGCCTGGCTTTTGGTGTTTTCTACAGCGGCTTTTATCTCTATGCGGTTTAGTCCTAGCTCTGTAAAGGCAAAATCAATAATCTGCTTACATGATCGGCTGATGATTCCCTTCCCTTCCATATCTCTGTTTAGCCAATATCCGATAGCCGCACTTTTGTTCGGTTGATTTATATGATGTAGACCGATTCTTCCTATGATGGTTTGATGTAGGAAAATGACGAAACTGATCTCCTGTTTCTGATCATAAAGATCCATGCAATATTGTATATATTCATCAAAATCTGTTACTTTCTGCATATTGCTCACCCATGGTAAAAATTTAGAAAGATGAACTCTGTTCTGATCGACGGCTTTAAAGAGTCCGTCTGCATGTTCAGGAGATGTCTGTTGCAGTTTGATATGTTCATCTATTCTGATTTCCATTTTTACTATATTTAGTTGTCCTATATCCTTATATTTTAGGGAATTTATATAATTTAATTCGGTTTATTAGAAAAATATCTTACTTTTCGATTAGGAATTATTATCTGCAGCGGGATCTTATTTTGATGTTATAAACATAAAGAATGAAGAAAAGAAATTTTTGGATCTGTCATGTTGTTTTACTTCTTTTAATGTCTTGTGCTTCGAGTCGTTCAAAGACTATAAACAGCAATATTCTGACATTAAGAGACAGCTACTGCAAATCTCCTTTTATCTATGATTATAAGAACGTAGTTCCGTCTTATAATGCGGATTCTATTCTTAACGCTAATGTTTCACTGCGCAAATCCTTCTCTGATCAAAGCATTTTAATATTGAATGCCTTGGGTAATGTGGATGAGGTGGAGGCTATTATGAAACTGAAAAGTGATTCTACAATGGCATCTCAGTTGAAAATTCTTCAACTCAAAAACGTAATTAACAATAAAATCAGTATTTCACTGACAGAACTCGATGCTGTTGCTGCTGAGTATGACTGTGAAGGAGAGCGCGTGGCACAAATGGGAAATTTCGTAGATAATTTAAATGCCGGCAAATCCAATAAGCTGATATTGTATTCTATCGTAGCTGGAGCTGCAACTTCCATAGCCGGCGGAATAGTCAAAAATGATATGTGGAGCGATATTATAGGTATTGGCGGTGGGGTATTGGGAGCTGGGTTTGGATTGGCTACTTTCAATCCTAAAGGCAGAAAAGTAGAATTTATACATGGAAGAAATCTGCTGCGTGATGTATGGCATGAAAAGTTGGAATCCCCTAATTTCCCTCCATTCATCTGGTATATGTTTACGGAAAAGAAATTCTCCAACAGAGGTGAAAAATCCTTAATCCAGAATATGAAAGAGAGATGGTTAAAATATCAGTTTGCCGGGGATACTGCGTCTGCTGATCAGTCAGTTATATTCAGTGATGGAGGTCAATATCTTGCAGAAGACTTACATAACAGAGCGACGATGCTTAATCAGATGCAATCAGCAACGCGTACAATTAATCAGAATATTAGTTATCTATTGCTGGAGCTGGATAAATTGATTATCTAGAATTGTTGCATATTAACGAAAATTTTGTTTTCTTGTCATATGAAAAGCACATTAGTCCGGAATGACATTATATTTGGTTCCTGTGATACAACAGAAATTAATCTAACATAAAAAATTAACACAGATGTCCTTTCAAGCATATTTAGATAATATTGAAACCAAGACAGGAAAGAGTCCTGAAGACCTGCAAGCTTTAGC
The Sphingobacterium spiritivorum genome window above contains:
- a CDS encoding GNAT family N-acetyltransferase, whose amino-acid sequence is MEIRIDEHIKLQQTSPEHADGLFKAVDQNRVHLSKFLPWVSNMQKVTDFDEYIQYCMDLYDQKQEISFVIFLHQTIIGRIGLHHINQPNKSAAIGYWLNRDMEGKGIISRSCKQIIDFAFTELGLNRIEIKAAVENTKSQAIPERLGFQREGISRQSEFVNGIYLDLVVFSILKEEWNHSVK